TCTGCTCCATGACCAGCCGGTAGCGTTGCTCGCTTTCGCGCAACGCGTCTTCCGTCCGGCGCCGCGCGGTGATGTCGCTCATGCGGCCGAGCAGGCGGTGCGGTTTTCCGTCCGCGCCGGTCAGCACGACGCCGAAGTCCTCGACGATGCGGAACGTGCCGTCGTTGCGCTGGAACCGATACTCGGCGAGGAAGGGCTCGCGCGTGGCGAAGGAATGGCGGGACTCGGCGAGCACGCGCGCGCGGTCGTCAGGGTGGATGCGTTCCTCCCAGCCAGGGCCGTCCACGCGGGAGAATTCCTCGGCCGTGTGCCCCGTGATCTCGGCGATGGCGCGCTCGCCGAACCACTCGATGCGGCCGCTCGGGATGTCGAGGTCGTAGACGAGTTGTCCGGACTGGTCCACGACTGTGCGGTAGCGCAGCTCGCTCTCCACCAAGCCGGCCTGCGCCTGCTCGCGTGCCGCAGCCATTTCGTTGAACGCGCGCGCGGTGTCGGCGATTTCCTCGGGGCCGGCCACCGGGGCGAGGCGCTGGTGGTCGCCGGTCGCGTGGGCCCGGGCCACCTCGGCGAGCGCCGCGACGGGCCGGATCAAGGTGTGGGCGTAGAAATGGATCAACACGGCGACGGCCAGCAACACGACGGTCACAGCGACGAGAGCGAGGCGGAGTTTGCGCCAGGCGCCGGCGTAGATCTCGTCCGTGGGCACGGTGGCGACGATGAGCCAGTCGGCGATGCGGCACCGGGCCGCGTCGAAAGTGCGGCGCGTGCCGTCCTCGCTCACGAACTCGCCGACACTCGAGCCGGCGGCGAGGACGCGACGCACCTCGTCGCCGACCGGCCGGATTTGGCCGATCCGACTTTGCGGAAGATACGAGGAAAGCACCACGGTGTTGCGGGCGTCGATGACGCTGACGACGAGCGCCGAGCTGTTCGGGGCGAAGAACAGCTGTCGGGAAAGCCGCGCGAGATCGATGGGCGCGGCGAGGATCAGGTTCGGTTGCTCGCGGAGGGGATGCGCGGCGACGCAGCCCCACTGGCCGGTGGTCACGCCCTTGGCGGCGCCGCTCACGACGAAATCGCGCGTGTTCAGCACCTCCGCGATGTTGGCCATGCCGCGGTAGTTTTGCGGCGGGTTGGCGACGGGGAATGCCGAGGAAAAGCGCAGCGTGCCGCCGCGATCCAGCACGGCGACGTTGATGAATTCCGGATGCAGGCGGAGGAACTGCTCCGTTCGCTCGTGGGCGCGTGCGGAGGCGAGGTCGCTGAAGCCGACGACGCCTTCGAGTTCCTCGAGCATGAAGTGCACGTGCTCAAGGTAGTTGTTCAGCGTCTGCTCGGCCGTGACGCGCTGGGCATGCAGCCGCTGCAGTGCGGCGGCGCGGTCGTCGACGAATTTCTTCCGGATGCCGACGCCGATGAGTCCGATCAGGGGGACGGCCAGTGCCAGCGAAAGCAGGACCAATCGAAGCTTCAACGTGTCGCGCACGCCAAGCGCGCGCAGGGGGAGAAGCGGTGACTTCACGGCAGCCACGGCCTCCAGTAGGCTCGGCGCGGCTCGGCGCGGCGAGCTAATTTCCCGACTCGACGGGAGCGCAGCCTATTGGATGTCCACCAACTCGACCTCGAAAACCAGCGTGGCGCGCGCCGGGATCGGCCCCTTGCCTTGCACGCCGTAACCCAGCCACGACGGCACAATCAACGTGCGGCTTTCGCCTTTTTTCATGTGCGCGAACGCTTCGTCCCAGCCCTTGATGACCTCACCCGTGCCGACGCGGAAGGCATACGGCGCGCCGCGATCGTAGCTGCTGTCGAACTTCGTGCCGTTGATGAGCCGGCCGTCGTAGTGTGCCGAGACGGTCGCGCCGAACGACGGCGGCGATCCGGCGCCCTCGCGGCGCACGACGTAGCGCAGGCCCGAGGGAGTGACGATCGCGTCCGGGTATTTCTCTTTGATGACCGCGATGTCCTCGGGCGCCAGCTCCTGCGCCTCCTGCATCTCGCGCACGTATTTGTTGGCGGGCTTGCCCGGATTGGCGCGGCGGAAGACGCCCGTGCGCGCCTGAATTGCGATGAACGCCAGCACGCCGCCGAGGATGAGGATGAAACCGAATTTGCGCATGGAGAGGAAGGACCGGTCCGCGACCCTGCCGGTTTTCGCAACGTGAAGAAAGCGCGATTTGCCGATTATTCGGGCGAATAATCACAGGTGTTCACCGCCTCATGGTTGCGGCGGCGCGGGGTTTTGCCCTTGGGTTGGCGCTCCGCCCCCAAAAAATCCCCCCATGCAAAATTTCCGTCTGCCCAGCCGCCTCGTCGCCGAGCCGGTGAAAGGCGAAGCCATCGAACAGCGCTTCAAAATTGCCCGCAACGAATTCGGGCCCGAGTGCATCTACCGCATTCACGACCCCGCCGACGACACGACGTGGGGCTTCGTGGCGGTGGACAATCTCGTGCGCGGCCGCGGCCTCGGCGGCGTGCGCCTCGCGCCCGATGTGACGGTCGATGAGGTCTACGGCCTCGCCGCCGCGATGACGATGAAGAGCTCCGCCGCCATGCTCCCGCTCGGCGGCGCGAAGAGCGGCCTCCGCGTGGAGCCGCGCTACTTTGCCGACAAGCCCGACGAGAAACGCGCGCTGGTGGCCATGCTCGCCGAGGCGCTGTGGGGCATCCCGGAATACATCCCCGGTCCCGACATGGGCACGAACGAGACCGACATGCAGACGATCTACGAGGTCTTCGCGCAGAAGAACGGCGCGGCGAACCACGGTCGCGGCGGCGTCGGCCGTCCGCCCGCGAAGGGCGGATTCCCGCTCGACGAGTGGGCGATCACCGCGCACGGCCTCTTCGCCGCGGCCATCGCGTCGGAGAAACACATCCCGGATTTCCGCATCAAGGACTCGAGCGTGGTCATCCAGGGCTTCGGCAACGTCGGTGCGCCGATCGCCGAGAAGCTTGCCTCGCTCGGCGCGCGCATCGTCGGCGCGTCGGACATCAACGCCGGCCTCTACAACCCCGCCGGCCTCGATGTCCCGCAATTACTCGCGCTCCGCAAGACCAAGACCGGTCTCGCCGGCTACACCGGCCCGGTGAAGCATCGCTTCGACGGCGAGCATCTCGATCGCATGATGGAGATGCCGTGCACGATCCTCGTGCCCGCCGCGCGCCCGCACGCGATCCACCCGGACAACGCGCCGCACATCCACACGCGCATCGTGCTGCAGGGCGCGAACAACCCGGCCGACCTCGTCAGCGAGTATTTCCTGCAACACCGTCGCGGCATCGTGTGCCTCACGGACTTCATCGCGAACTCCGGCGGCGTGATCGCGGCGTTCATCGAAGCCAAGGCCGACGTCGACGCGGCGTTCCGCGCGCGCGTCATGGCCGAGGACGGCATCGGTCGCGCGTTCATCGAGAAGGTCGTCACGCGCATCATCACCGAGAACATCGATGAGATGTTCGCCCGCCGCGCGTCGCACCGCGCGAAGGACATCA
This portion of the Opitutia bacterium genome encodes:
- a CDS encoding FKBP-type peptidyl-prolyl cis-trans isomerase; this encodes MRKFGFILILGGVLAFIAIQARTGVFRRANPGKPANKYVREMQEAQELAPEDIAVIKEKYPDAIVTPSGLRYVVRREGAGSPPSFGATVSAHYDGRLINGTKFDSSYDRGAPYAFRVGTGEVIKGWDEAFAHMKKGESRTLIVPSWLGYGVQGKGPIPARATLVFEVELVDIQ
- a CDS encoding Glu/Leu/Phe/Val dehydrogenase, translated to MQNFRLPSRLVAEPVKGEAIEQRFKIARNEFGPECIYRIHDPADDTTWGFVAVDNLVRGRGLGGVRLAPDVTVDEVYGLAAAMTMKSSAAMLPLGGAKSGLRVEPRYFADKPDEKRALVAMLAEALWGIPEYIPGPDMGTNETDMQTIYEVFAQKNGAANHGRGGVGRPPAKGGFPLDEWAITAHGLFAAAIASEKHIPDFRIKDSSVVIQGFGNVGAPIAEKLASLGARIVGASDINAGLYNPAGLDVPQLLALRKTKTGLAGYTGPVKHRFDGEHLDRMMEMPCTILVPAARPHAIHPDNAPHIHTRIVLQGANNPADLVSEYFLQHRRGIVCLTDFIANSGGVIAAFIEAKADVDAAFRARVMAEDGIGRAFIEKVVTRIITENIDEMFARRASHRAKDITWREIAHEMARDRLRPAADGKLKILPELL